In Canis lupus dingo isolate Sandy chromosome 12, ASM325472v2, whole genome shotgun sequence, the following proteins share a genomic window:
- the PEX6 gene encoding peroxisome biogenesis factor 6 isoform X1, with the protein MALAVLRVLEPFPTEAPPLAVLLPPGGPWPAAGLGLVLALRPAGESPAGPALLVAALEGPDAETEEQGPGPPQLLVSRALLRLLALGSGAWVRARPVRRPPALGWALLGTSPGPGLGPRVGPLLVRRGEALPVPGPRVLETRPALQGLLGPGTRLAVTELRGRAKLGPEAGDCSRPPPPPVVSSFAVNCTVRRLRGVLGGTGDSLGVSRSCLRSLGLFQGEWVWVTRAGESSNTSQPHLARVQVLEPRWDLSEKLGPGSGQPGEPLVDGLALVPATLAFNLGCDPLEVGELKIQRYSEGSGAPEDKGSCSVLSGPLFAKELHIEIVSSPHYSTNGNYDHVLYRHFQTPRAVQEGDVLCVPTVGQVEILEGSPEKLPRWWEMFFKVKKTIGEAPDGPTSAYLADITHTSLYLVGSTLSLVPRLTSGESTPWNSLSPPGLETLVTELCAALKPRLQPGGALLTGTSSVLLRGPPGSGKTTAVTAACSRLGLHLLKVPCSSLCADSSGAVEKKLQATFSRARRCRPVVLLLTAVDLLGRNRDGLGEDARVVATLCHLLQDEDPLTSCPPLMVVATTSQAQDLPADVQTAFPHELEVPVLSEGQRLSVLQALTAHLPLGQEVNLTQLARRCAGFVVGDLYALLTHSTRVACTRIKNSGLAGGLSEEDEGELCAAGFPLLAEDFGQALEQLQTAHSQAIGAPKIPSVSWHDVGGLQEVKKEILETIQLPLEHPELLSLGLRRSGLLLHGPPGTGKTLLAKAVATECSLTFLSVKGPELINMYVGQSEENVREVFARARAAAPCIIFFDELDSLAPSRGRNGDSGGVMDRVVSQLLAELDGLHSTQDVFVIGATNRPDLLDPALLRPGRFDKLVFVGVSEDRASQLRVLSAITRKFKLEPSVSLVNVLDRCPPQLTGADLYSLCSDAMTTALKRRVRDLEEGLEPGSSTLLLTMDDLLQAAARLQPSVSEQELLRYKRIQRKFAAC; encoded by the exons ATGGCGCTGGCGGTTTTGCGAGTCCTGGAGCCCTTCCCGACCGAGGCACCCCCGCTGGCTGTGCTGCTGCCCCCCGGGGGCCCGTGGCCTGCGGCGGGGCTGGGCCTGGTGCTGGCCCTGCGGCCCGCAGGGGAGAGCCCCGCGGGGCCGGCCCTGCTAGTGGCGGCCCTGGAGGGGCCGGACGCGGAgacggaagagcagggtcccggGCCCCCGCAGCTGCTGGTTAGCCGCGCGCTGCTTCGGCTtctggctctgggctctggggcgTGGGTGCGGGCGCGGCCCGTGCGGCGGCCGCCGGCGCTGGGCTGGGCGCTGCTGGGCACCTCTCCGGGGCCCGGGCTCGGACCGCGAGTCGGGCCGCTGCTGGTGCGGCGCGGAGAGGCCCTGCCTGTGCCCGGGCCGCGGGTGCTGGAGACACGGCCGGCGTTGCAAGGGCTGCTGGGCCCAGGGACGCGGCTAGCTGTGACTGAGCTCCGTGGGCGGGCCAAACTGGGTCCGGAGGCCGGGGACTGCAGCCGGCCTCCACCGCCGCCCGTGGTGTCCTCCTTCGCGGTTAACTGCACGGTCCGGCGACTCCGGGGAGTTCTGGGAGGGACTGGAGATTCGCTGGGGGTAAGCCGGAGCTGTCTCCGTAGCCTGGGCCTCTTCCAGGGCGAATGGGTGTGGGTGACCCGGGCCGGAGAGTCGTCAAACACTTCCCAGCCACACTTGGCCAGGGTGCAGGTCCTAGAGCCTCGCTGGGACCTCTCTGAAAAGCTGGGACCCGGCTCTGGGCAGCCAGGAGAGCCCCTCGTTGACGGACTGGCCCTCGTGCCTGCCACTCTTGCTTTTAATCTCGGCTGTGATCCCTTGGAAGTAGGAGAGCTCAAAATTCAG AGGTATTCAGAAGGCTCCGGCGCCCCTGAAGACAAAGGAAGCTGCTCAGTGCTGTCTGGGCCTCTGTTTGCCAAAGAGTTACACATCGAAATTGTATCCTCTCCCCACTACAGCACTAATGGAAATTACGACCATGTTCTTTACCGGCACTTTCAGACACCCAG GGCAGTCCAGGAAGGGGATGTTCTGTGTGTACCAACAGTTGGGCAAGTAGAGATCCTGGAAGGAAGCCCAGAAAAACTGCCCAG GTGGTGGGAGatgttttttaaagtgaagaaaacCATTGGGGAAGCTCCAGATGGGCCCACCAGTGCCTACCTGGCGGACATCACCCATACCTCCTTGTACTTG GTGGGTTCTACCCTGAGCCTTGTTCCCAGGCTCACTTCAGGAGAATCTACTCCCTGGAACAGCTTGTCTCCTCCAGGCCTGGAGACCTTGGTGACTGAGCTCTGTGCTGCTCTGAAGCCTCGCCTCCAGCCAGG AGGTGCCCTGCTGACAGGAACCAGTAGCGTCCTTCTGCGGGGTCCCCCTGGCAGTGGGAAGACCACAGCTGTCACTGCAGCCTGCAGCCGCCTCGGCCTCCACCTACTGAAG gtgccctgctctaGCCTCTGTGCAGACAGTAGCGGGGCTGTGGAGAAAAAACTGCAGGCCACCTTCTCCCGGGCTCGGCGCTGCCGGCCTGTGGTTCTGTTGCTGACAGCCGTGGACCTTCTGGGCCGGAACCGTGATGGGCTAGGTGAGGACGCCCGTGTGGTGGCCACGctgtgtcacctcctccaggatgAGGACCCCCTCACCAG CTGCCCGCCCCTGATGGTCGTGGCCACCACCAGCCAGGCCCAGGACCTGCCTGCTGATGTGCAGACAGCGTTCCCTCACGAGCTGGAGGTGCCTGTGTTGTCAGAGGGGCAGCGGCTCAGTGTCCTTCAGGCTctcactgcccacctcccccttgGCCAAGAGGTGAACCTGACGCAGCTGGCACGGAGGTGTGCG GGCTTCGTGGTAGGGGATCTCTATGCCCTTTTGACCCACAGCACCCGGGTAGCCTGCACCAGGATCAAGAACTCAGG TTTGGCAGGTGGCTTGAGTGAGGAGGATGAGGGGGAGCTATGTGCCGCTGGCTTTCCCCTCCTGGCTGAGGATTTTGGGCAGGCACTGGAGCAGTTGCAGACAGCTCACTCCCAGGCCATTGGAGCCCCCAAG ATCCCCTCAGTGTCCTGGCATGATGTGGGCGGGCTGCAAGAAGTGAAGAAGGAGATTCTGGAAACCATTCAGCTCCCTCTAGAGCACCCCGAGCTGCTGAGCCTGGGCCTCAGGCGCTCGGGTCTTCTGCTCCATGGTCCCCCTGGCACGGGCAAGACCCTCCTGGCCAAGGCAGTAGCCACCGAATGCAGCCTTACCTTCCTCAG TGTGAAGGGGCCTGAGCTCATCAACATGTATGTAGGCCAAAGTGAGGAGAATGTGCGAGAAG TGTTTGCCAGAGCCAGAGCCGCGGCTCCGTGCATTATCTTCTTTGATGAACTGGACTCGCTGGCCCCAAGCCGGGGGCGAAATGGAGACTCTGGAGGTGTGATGGACAG GGTGGTGTCTCAGCTCCTGGCTGAGCTGGATGGGCTTCACAGCACTCAAGATGTGTTTGTGATTGGAGCCACCAACAGACCCGACCTCCTGGACCCTGCCCTTCTGCGGCCTGGCAG ATTTGACAAGCTGGTATTTGTGGGGGTGAGTGAGGACCGCGCCTCCCAGCTACGTGTCCTGAGCGCCATTACACGCAA GTTCAAGCTAGAGCCCTCTGTGAGCTTGGTGAATGTGCTGGATCGCTGTCCTCCCCAGCTGACAGGCGCAGACCTCTATTCTCTCTGCTCCGATGCCATGACAACTGCCCTCAAACGCAGGGTTCGGGACCTGGAGGAAG GGCTGGAGCCCGGGAGCTCAACACTGCTACTCACCATGGACGACCTACTGCAGGCCGCTGCCCGGCTGCAGCCCTCAGTCAGTGAGCAGGAACTGCTCCGCTACAAGCGCATCCAGCGCAAGTTTGCCGCCTGCTAG
- the PEX6 gene encoding peroxisome biogenesis factor 6 isoform X2: MALAVLRVLEPFPTEAPPLAVLLPPGGPWPAAGLGLVLALRPAGESPAGPALLVAALEGPDAETEEQGPGPPQLLVSRALLRLLALGSGAWVRARPVRRPPALGWALLGTSPGPGLGPRVGPLLVRRGEALPVPGPRVLETRPALQGLLGPGTRLAVTELRGRAKLGPEAGDCSRPPPPPVVSSFAVNCTVRRLRGVLGGTGDSLGRYSEGSGAPEDKGSCSVLSGPLFAKELHIEIVSSPHYSTNGNYDHVLYRHFQTPRAVQEGDVLCVPTVGQVEILEGSPEKLPRWWEMFFKVKKTIGEAPDGPTSAYLADITHTSLYLVGSTLSLVPRLTSGESTPWNSLSPPGLETLVTELCAALKPRLQPGGALLTGTSSVLLRGPPGSGKTTAVTAACSRLGLHLLKVPCSSLCADSSGAVEKKLQATFSRARRCRPVVLLLTAVDLLGRNRDGLGEDARVVATLCHLLQDEDPLTSCPPLMVVATTSQAQDLPADVQTAFPHELEVPVLSEGQRLSVLQALTAHLPLGQEVNLTQLARRCAGFVVGDLYALLTHSTRVACTRIKNSGLAGGLSEEDEGELCAAGFPLLAEDFGQALEQLQTAHSQAIGAPKIPSVSWHDVGGLQEVKKEILETIQLPLEHPELLSLGLRRSGLLLHGPPGTGKTLLAKAVATECSLTFLSVKGPELINMYVGQSEENVREVFARARAAAPCIIFFDELDSLAPSRGRNGDSGGVMDRVVSQLLAELDGLHSTQDVFVIGATNRPDLLDPALLRPGRFDKLVFVGVSEDRASQLRVLSAITRKFKLEPSVSLVNVLDRCPPQLTGADLYSLCSDAMTTALKRRVRDLEEGLEPGSSTLLLTMDDLLQAAARLQPSVSEQELLRYKRIQRKFAAC, translated from the exons ATGGCGCTGGCGGTTTTGCGAGTCCTGGAGCCCTTCCCGACCGAGGCACCCCCGCTGGCTGTGCTGCTGCCCCCCGGGGGCCCGTGGCCTGCGGCGGGGCTGGGCCTGGTGCTGGCCCTGCGGCCCGCAGGGGAGAGCCCCGCGGGGCCGGCCCTGCTAGTGGCGGCCCTGGAGGGGCCGGACGCGGAgacggaagagcagggtcccggGCCCCCGCAGCTGCTGGTTAGCCGCGCGCTGCTTCGGCTtctggctctgggctctggggcgTGGGTGCGGGCGCGGCCCGTGCGGCGGCCGCCGGCGCTGGGCTGGGCGCTGCTGGGCACCTCTCCGGGGCCCGGGCTCGGACCGCGAGTCGGGCCGCTGCTGGTGCGGCGCGGAGAGGCCCTGCCTGTGCCCGGGCCGCGGGTGCTGGAGACACGGCCGGCGTTGCAAGGGCTGCTGGGCCCAGGGACGCGGCTAGCTGTGACTGAGCTCCGTGGGCGGGCCAAACTGGGTCCGGAGGCCGGGGACTGCAGCCGGCCTCCACCGCCGCCCGTGGTGTCCTCCTTCGCGGTTAACTGCACGGTCCGGCGACTCCGGGGAGTTCTGGGAGGGACTGGAGATTCGCTGGGG AGGTATTCAGAAGGCTCCGGCGCCCCTGAAGACAAAGGAAGCTGCTCAGTGCTGTCTGGGCCTCTGTTTGCCAAAGAGTTACACATCGAAATTGTATCCTCTCCCCACTACAGCACTAATGGAAATTACGACCATGTTCTTTACCGGCACTTTCAGACACCCAG GGCAGTCCAGGAAGGGGATGTTCTGTGTGTACCAACAGTTGGGCAAGTAGAGATCCTGGAAGGAAGCCCAGAAAAACTGCCCAG GTGGTGGGAGatgttttttaaagtgaagaaaacCATTGGGGAAGCTCCAGATGGGCCCACCAGTGCCTACCTGGCGGACATCACCCATACCTCCTTGTACTTG GTGGGTTCTACCCTGAGCCTTGTTCCCAGGCTCACTTCAGGAGAATCTACTCCCTGGAACAGCTTGTCTCCTCCAGGCCTGGAGACCTTGGTGACTGAGCTCTGTGCTGCTCTGAAGCCTCGCCTCCAGCCAGG AGGTGCCCTGCTGACAGGAACCAGTAGCGTCCTTCTGCGGGGTCCCCCTGGCAGTGGGAAGACCACAGCTGTCACTGCAGCCTGCAGCCGCCTCGGCCTCCACCTACTGAAG gtgccctgctctaGCCTCTGTGCAGACAGTAGCGGGGCTGTGGAGAAAAAACTGCAGGCCACCTTCTCCCGGGCTCGGCGCTGCCGGCCTGTGGTTCTGTTGCTGACAGCCGTGGACCTTCTGGGCCGGAACCGTGATGGGCTAGGTGAGGACGCCCGTGTGGTGGCCACGctgtgtcacctcctccaggatgAGGACCCCCTCACCAG CTGCCCGCCCCTGATGGTCGTGGCCACCACCAGCCAGGCCCAGGACCTGCCTGCTGATGTGCAGACAGCGTTCCCTCACGAGCTGGAGGTGCCTGTGTTGTCAGAGGGGCAGCGGCTCAGTGTCCTTCAGGCTctcactgcccacctcccccttgGCCAAGAGGTGAACCTGACGCAGCTGGCACGGAGGTGTGCG GGCTTCGTGGTAGGGGATCTCTATGCCCTTTTGACCCACAGCACCCGGGTAGCCTGCACCAGGATCAAGAACTCAGG TTTGGCAGGTGGCTTGAGTGAGGAGGATGAGGGGGAGCTATGTGCCGCTGGCTTTCCCCTCCTGGCTGAGGATTTTGGGCAGGCACTGGAGCAGTTGCAGACAGCTCACTCCCAGGCCATTGGAGCCCCCAAG ATCCCCTCAGTGTCCTGGCATGATGTGGGCGGGCTGCAAGAAGTGAAGAAGGAGATTCTGGAAACCATTCAGCTCCCTCTAGAGCACCCCGAGCTGCTGAGCCTGGGCCTCAGGCGCTCGGGTCTTCTGCTCCATGGTCCCCCTGGCACGGGCAAGACCCTCCTGGCCAAGGCAGTAGCCACCGAATGCAGCCTTACCTTCCTCAG TGTGAAGGGGCCTGAGCTCATCAACATGTATGTAGGCCAAAGTGAGGAGAATGTGCGAGAAG TGTTTGCCAGAGCCAGAGCCGCGGCTCCGTGCATTATCTTCTTTGATGAACTGGACTCGCTGGCCCCAAGCCGGGGGCGAAATGGAGACTCTGGAGGTGTGATGGACAG GGTGGTGTCTCAGCTCCTGGCTGAGCTGGATGGGCTTCACAGCACTCAAGATGTGTTTGTGATTGGAGCCACCAACAGACCCGACCTCCTGGACCCTGCCCTTCTGCGGCCTGGCAG ATTTGACAAGCTGGTATTTGTGGGGGTGAGTGAGGACCGCGCCTCCCAGCTACGTGTCCTGAGCGCCATTACACGCAA GTTCAAGCTAGAGCCCTCTGTGAGCTTGGTGAATGTGCTGGATCGCTGTCCTCCCCAGCTGACAGGCGCAGACCTCTATTCTCTCTGCTCCGATGCCATGACAACTGCCCTCAAACGCAGGGTTCGGGACCTGGAGGAAG GGCTGGAGCCCGGGAGCTCAACACTGCTACTCACCATGGACGACCTACTGCAGGCCGCTGCCCGGCTGCAGCCCTCAGTCAGTGAGCAGGAACTGCTCCGCTACAAGCGCATCCAGCGCAAGTTTGCCGCCTGCTAG